One segment of Agromyces albus DNA contains the following:
- a CDS encoding glycosyltransferase, with the protein MRIGIIAPPWLPIPPPAYGGIESFVDTLARALSTAGHDVLLAASLDSTCPVPRLPGFQPSDPKTMGVTAFELRHLIRAYAALTDVDVIVDNTLAGPVVAASRTGAVPIVAIAHGPFMPMIHEIYRAASPDVSFVAISHNQASMAGPVRIARIIHHGIHVEEVPRGPGGASACFVGRMHPAKGLPEAIRTAALAGIPLRIAAKMRDSAECAFFEEMVRPALGSNTEYLGELSTKEKYVLMGESCALVNPIQWDEPFGLVMIEALATGTPVVATPHGSVPEIIEEGRSGFIRSTPEHLALALQRASSLDRELCRAIVEKRFAAARMAGDYVALFTQLLQRQPRLDTTSAKRPSTVRLPIGHAASAAPTATTSEATSRTA; encoded by the coding sequence ATGAGAATCGGCATCATCGCGCCCCCGTGGCTGCCCATCCCGCCGCCCGCGTACGGCGGAATCGAGTCGTTCGTCGACACCCTCGCCCGAGCGCTGAGTACAGCCGGTCACGACGTGCTCCTCGCCGCCTCACTCGACAGCACCTGTCCGGTGCCGAGGCTGCCCGGCTTCCAGCCCTCCGATCCGAAGACGATGGGAGTCACCGCCTTCGAGCTCCGGCACCTCATTCGCGCGTATGCGGCGCTCACCGACGTCGACGTGATCGTCGACAACACCCTCGCCGGGCCGGTCGTCGCGGCCTCCCGGACGGGTGCCGTGCCCATCGTCGCCATCGCCCATGGGCCGTTCATGCCGATGATCCATGAGATCTACCGAGCGGCCTCACCGGATGTCTCGTTCGTGGCGATCTCCCACAACCAGGCGTCGATGGCGGGCCCGGTGCGCATCGCCCGCATCATCCACCACGGCATCCATGTCGAGGAGGTCCCGCGCGGCCCGGGCGGCGCATCCGCGTGCTTCGTCGGGCGGATGCATCCGGCGAAAGGCCTGCCCGAAGCCATCCGCACCGCGGCGCTCGCCGGAATCCCGCTCCGGATCGCCGCGAAGATGCGCGACTCGGCGGAGTGCGCGTTCTTCGAGGAGATGGTGCGCCCGGCACTCGGATCGAACACGGAATACCTCGGCGAGCTCTCGACGAAGGAGAAGTACGTGCTCATGGGCGAATCATGCGCGCTCGTCAATCCGATCCAGTGGGACGAGCCGTTCGGACTCGTCATGATCGAGGCGCTCGCGACCGGCACGCCGGTGGTGGCGACCCCTCACGGGTCGGTGCCCGAGATCATCGAGGAGGGCCGGAGCGGATTCATCCGTTCGACTCCGGAACACCTCGCGCTCGCCCTGCAGCGCGCGAGCTCACTCGATCGTGAGCTGTGCCGCGCGATCGTCGAGAAGCGGTTCGCCGCGGCGAGAATGGCGGGCGACTACGTCGCACTGTTCACGCAACTGCTGCAGCGCCAGCCTCGCCTCGACACGACGAGTGCGAAACGCCCTTCGACCGTGCGCCTCCCCATTGGTCACGCGGCGTCTGCCGCTCCGACCGCCACGACGTCGGAGGCGACGTCGCGCACCGCCTGA
- a CDS encoding TFIIB-type zinc ribbon-containing protein has product MQCPNDGAVLVMSERSGIEIDYCPTCRGVWLDRGELDKIVERASTEYSASAAPAAPAAPAPPAQPQAPAYGQRPYDDGYGRGVEQRPYGDQGYRRKKKESWLSELFD; this is encoded by the coding sequence ATGCAGTGCCCCAATGACGGAGCCGTACTCGTGATGAGCGAACGTAGCGGCATCGAGATCGACTACTGCCCGACGTGCCGCGGTGTCTGGCTCGACCGTGGCGAGCTCGACAAGATCGTCGAGCGCGCATCGACGGAGTACTCGGCGTCGGCCGCTCCCGCAGCTCCCGCCGCCCCGGCGCCTCCTGCGCAGCCGCAGGCTCCCGCCTACGGCCAGCGGCCCTACGACGACGGCTACGGCCGGGGTGTCGAGCAGCGTCCGTACGGCGACCAGGGCTACCGCAGGAAGAAGAAGGAGAGCTGGCTCTCCGAGCTCTTCGACTGA
- a CDS encoding cold-shock protein, which translates to MATGTVKWFNADKGFGFIAPDDGSADVFAHFSAITSGGYRTLEENQKVEFETARGPKGLQAENIRVIA; encoded by the coding sequence ATGGCAACCGGAACCGTCAAGTGGTTCAACGCCGACAAGGGCTTCGGCTTCATCGCTCCCGACGACGGCAGCGCCGATGTCTTCGCGCACTTCAGCGCGATCACGTCGGGCGGCTACCGCACGCTCGAGGAGAACCAGAAGGTCGAATTCGAGACCGCCCGCGGCCCCAAGGGCCTGCAGGCCGAGAACATCCGCGTTATCGCGTAA
- a CDS encoding fatty acid desaturase family protein — translation MRSPESVEPRHPSIPQAGDFPAPSHADRLESEHLQAGGYPRDTAGKSTTSWDVNISHTESLGAIRATKPRTGDADITRSYTALSRVVRESGLLNRTRWFYLAVISVLTLALGGATTGFILLGDSWFQLLIAGALGLIFTQFAFLAHEASHRQVLESGPNNDRVGRLLAAGVVGISYSWWMTKHTRHHANPNKLGKDPDIDFDTISFTEKDAARQKGLLALITRKQGYLFFPLLTLEGINLHYRSIGTLFERGPVKGRWIELSLIAARFTVYLGAIFWVLPLGMAFAFLGVQLAVFGVYMGAAFAPNHKGMPIIAEDVKLDFFSKQVLTSRNVSGGIWASALLGGLNYQVEHHLFPNMPRPHLAKAREIVREHCRTVDVPYTETTLMQSYGIVINYLNRVGLAARDPFDCPMVNQFRRT, via the coding sequence ATGCGATCGCCGGAATCTGTTGAGCCGCGCCACCCCTCGATTCCACAGGCGGGAGATTTCCCAGCACCCTCCCATGCGGACCGGCTAGAGTCGGAACATCTACAAGCGGGTGGTTACCCGCGAGACACGGCTGGGAAGTCGACGACCAGCTGGGACGTAAACATCTCTCACACCGAATCCCTCGGTGCGATCCGGGCGACGAAGCCCCGCACCGGCGACGCGGATATCACGCGTAGTTACACCGCCCTCTCCCGGGTCGTTCGCGAGTCCGGACTCCTGAACCGCACCCGCTGGTTCTACCTCGCCGTCATTTCGGTCCTCACGCTCGCACTCGGCGGCGCGACCACGGGCTTCATCCTGCTGGGTGACTCGTGGTTCCAGTTGCTCATCGCGGGCGCCCTTGGCCTCATCTTCACGCAGTTCGCGTTCCTCGCTCACGAGGCATCCCACCGTCAGGTGCTCGAGTCGGGTCCGAACAACGATCGTGTCGGCCGCCTCCTCGCCGCCGGCGTCGTCGGCATCAGCTACTCGTGGTGGATGACGAAGCACACGAGGCACCACGCCAACCCCAACAAACTCGGCAAAGACCCCGATATCGACTTCGACACGATCTCGTTCACCGAGAAGGATGCCGCGAGGCAGAAGGGCCTGCTCGCCCTCATCACTCGCAAGCAGGGGTACCTGTTCTTCCCTCTGCTGACGCTCGAGGGCATCAACCTGCATTACCGGTCGATCGGCACGTTGTTCGAGCGAGGGCCCGTGAAGGGTCGCTGGATCGAGCTCAGCCTCATCGCCGCGCGCTTCACGGTGTACCTCGGCGCGATCTTCTGGGTGCTGCCTCTCGGCATGGCGTTCGCCTTCCTCGGCGTGCAGCTCGCCGTCTTCGGCGTCTACATGGGTGCCGCCTTCGCCCCGAACCACAAGGGCATGCCGATCATCGCCGAAGACGTGAAGCTCGACTTCTTCTCGAAGCAGGTGCTCACCTCGCGCAACGTCTCGGGCGGCATCTGGGCGAGCGCGCTCCTCGGCGGGCTCAACTACCAGGTCGAGCACCACCTGTTCCCGAACATGCCCCGGCCGCACCTCGCCAAGGCACGTGAGATCGTGCGCGAGCACTGCCGCACGGTCGATGTTCCCTACACCGAGACGACGCTGATGCAGTCCTACGGCATCGTCATCAACTACCTCAATCGCGTCGGCCTCGCCGCGCGCGATCCGTTCGACTGCCCGATGGTGAACCAGTTCCGCAGGACCTGA
- a CDS encoding UdgX family uracil-DNA binding protein (This protein belongs to the uracil DNA glycosylase superfamily, members of which act in excision repair of DNA. However, it belongs more specifically to UdgX branch, whose founding member was found to bind uracil in DNA (where it does not belong), without cleaving it, appears to promote DNA repair by a pathway involving RecA, rather than base excision.) translates to MADAERPGAEGWVPESRELSVLEASVDGCRGCELWQNATQAVFSRGAPDSTMMLVGEQPGDQEDLAGEPFVGPAGRVLEDALIAAGIDPERVYLTNAVKHFRFDQRGKRRIHAKPAVGHILACHPWLQAEFDAVHPSIVVCLGATAARSVMGRTVVIGKVRGVLLDAPEGVPAPVLITTHPSSVLRMREKPEREAAFDAFVIDLRTASNATK, encoded by the coding sequence ATGGCGGATGCGGAACGGCCGGGCGCCGAAGGCTGGGTTCCCGAATCGCGGGAACTCTCGGTGCTCGAAGCGTCGGTCGACGGATGTCGCGGCTGCGAGCTGTGGCAGAACGCCACGCAAGCGGTGTTCTCGCGTGGCGCCCCCGACTCGACGATGATGCTCGTCGGCGAACAGCCCGGCGACCAGGAGGACCTCGCCGGCGAGCCGTTCGTCGGCCCGGCGGGACGCGTGCTCGAAGACGCCCTCATCGCGGCGGGGATCGACCCCGAGCGTGTCTACCTCACGAACGCGGTCAAGCACTTCCGATTCGACCAGCGGGGCAAGCGCCGCATCCACGCGAAGCCGGCCGTCGGCCACATCCTCGCGTGTCATCCATGGCTGCAGGCGGAGTTCGACGCCGTGCATCCGAGTATCGTGGTGTGCCTCGGCGCCACCGCAGCCCGGTCGGTGATGGGTCGCACTGTGGTGATCGGGAAGGTGCGCGGCGTGCTGCTCGATGCGCCAGAAGGAGTGCCCGCGCCGGTGCTCATCACGACGCATCCCTCGTCCGTGCTGAGGATGCGGGAGAAGCCCGAACGCGAGGCCGCCTTCGACGCGTTCGTCATCGATCTGAGGACCGCGAGCAATGCCACGAAGTGA
- a CDS encoding NAD-dependent epimerase/dehydratase family protein: protein MQIAVTGGSGKLGRTVVQSLRDEGHGVTNLDQYGERGSFTRVDLTDYGQVFDAIAGVDDRHSGVDAIVHLGAIPAPGLASDVATFHNNMLSTFNVFQAAKRLGIRRIVYASSETVLGLPFDVPPPYIPVDEEYAARPESTYSLVKHLEEQLAIELVRWDPELSITALRFSNVMDPADYAAFPSFDADATLRKWNLWGYIDGRDGAQAVSLALEKAPPGFERFIIAAADTVMSRPNAELVAEVFPGVPVRGELGEHDTMLSIEKARRMLGFEPRHSWRDEVTDAAASVD from the coding sequence ATGCAGATCGCCGTCACCGGAGGCTCGGGCAAGCTCGGCCGTACCGTCGTACAGTCCCTTCGCGATGAGGGCCATGGAGTCACCAACCTCGACCAGTACGGCGAGCGCGGCTCGTTCACGAGGGTCGACCTCACCGACTACGGCCAGGTGTTCGACGCGATCGCCGGGGTCGACGACCGCCACAGCGGCGTCGACGCGATCGTGCACCTCGGCGCGATCCCCGCGCCGGGGCTCGCGAGCGACGTCGCGACGTTCCACAACAACATGCTGTCGACGTTCAACGTCTTCCAGGCCGCGAAGCGACTCGGCATCCGCCGGATCGTCTACGCCTCGAGCGAGACGGTGCTCGGCCTGCCGTTCGACGTGCCGCCGCCGTACATCCCCGTCGACGAGGAGTACGCCGCCCGCCCCGAGAGCACGTACTCGCTCGTGAAGCACCTCGAGGAACAGCTCGCGATCGAGCTCGTGCGCTGGGACCCCGAGCTCTCGATCACGGCGCTGCGCTTCTCGAACGTCATGGACCCCGCCGACTACGCCGCGTTCCCCTCTTTCGACGCCGACGCGACGCTGCGCAAGTGGAATCTCTGGGGATACATCGACGGCCGCGACGGAGCGCAGGCGGTGAGCCTCGCGCTCGAGAAGGCGCCGCCCGGTTTCGAGCGGTTCATCATCGCCGCGGCCGACACCGTGATGTCACGGCCCAACGCTGAACTCGTCGCCGAGGTGTTCCCGGGAGTGCCGGTGCGCGGTGAGCTCGGCGAGCACGACACGATGCTCTCGATCGAGAAGGCGCGGCGGATGCTCGGCTTCGAGCCGCGTCACTCCTGGCGCGACGAGGTGACGGATGCCGCGGCATCCGTCGACTGA
- a CDS encoding cold-shock protein: protein MATGTVKWFNAEKGFGFIAPDDGSADVFAHFSAITGNGYRSLEEGQKVEFEVAQGPKGLQAENIRGL from the coding sequence ATGGCAACCGGAACCGTCAAGTGGTTCAACGCCGAAAAGGGCTTCGGCTTCATCGCTCCTGACGACGGCAGCGCCGACGTCTTCGCGCACTTCAGCGCCATCACGGGCAACGGCTACCGTTCGCTCGAAGAAGGCCAGAAGGTCGAGTTCGAGGTCGCACAGGGCCCCAAGGGTCTTCAGGCCGAGAACATCCGCGGGCTCTAA
- a CDS encoding sulfite exporter TauE/SafE family protein, translated as MNSAAAPAPPARASWLRLALIGAAGGLLSGAFGVGGGLLMVPLLIAFAGMDQRRASATSLAAIVPAAIAGSFTYFVNGEVDLVVALFVAVGGVVGSWLGALLLRRLSLGWLRWMFIALLLGVALRMLLIVPERGERQLDLEFGTAIAMIALGLVIGVAAGLFGVGGGVIMVPAFIALLGMGDLAAKGTSLAVMIPTATSGTITSARGGVVDVRAGLVVGIAATLASIPGVAVAFLLSPEWSSWLFAALVVVAAIQLSVRAIRLQRK; from the coding sequence GTGAACTCCGCCGCCGCGCCTGCACCTCCTGCACGCGCGTCCTGGCTGCGGCTCGCCCTCATCGGCGCCGCCGGCGGACTGCTCTCAGGGGCGTTCGGGGTCGGCGGCGGCCTCCTCATGGTCCCGCTCCTCATCGCCTTCGCCGGCATGGACCAGCGCCGGGCATCGGCCACGTCGCTCGCGGCGATCGTGCCGGCGGCGATCGCAGGATCGTTCACCTATTTCGTCAACGGCGAGGTCGACCTCGTCGTCGCCCTCTTCGTCGCGGTGGGCGGTGTGGTCGGCTCGTGGCTCGGCGCGCTGCTCCTGCGTCGCCTCTCCCTGGGCTGGCTGCGCTGGATGTTCATCGCGCTGCTCCTCGGGGTCGCGCTGCGCATGCTGCTCATCGTGCCCGAGCGGGGCGAGCGGCAACTCGACCTCGAGTTCGGCACCGCCATCGCCATGATCGCACTCGGGCTCGTGATCGGCGTGGCCGCCGGACTCTTCGGCGTCGGCGGCGGCGTCATCATGGTGCCGGCGTTCATCGCCCTGCTCGGCATGGGCGACCTCGCCGCGAAGGGCACCTCGCTCGCCGTCATGATCCCCACGGCGACGAGCGGCACGATCACGAGCGCACGCGGCGGCGTGGTCGACGTGCGCGCCGGCCTCGTCGTCGGCATCGCCGCGACGTTGGCATCCATCCCGGGCGTCGCAGTCGCGTTCCTGCTCTCGCCCGAGTGGTCGTCGTGGCTGTTCGCGGCCCTCGTGGTCGTGGCCGCCATTCAATTGTCAGTGCGGGCCATTCGGTTGCAGAGGAAATGA
- a CDS encoding NINE protein, with translation MSSERRPSAGWYDDVMDAAVLRYWDGNAWTPHTAPKPADAAPAPLGEVSEVAFEPEAIAAPAIGHSRIDASTIDASTIDASTIGSATITSSAIEEATMVRQLPASPLVTAPDGRHPDEHTTVPLPPEHQGGAASGPSFSYDAYRSAGRTFITTWLFALLLGYWGADRFYLGKIGTAILKLVTLGGLGVWVLVDLLLVLFGAQRDRDGRPLEGFDEHKRIAWIVTGGLVGLGIVSAVISGVVAAIVR, from the coding sequence GTGTCATCTGAGCGACGACCGTCAGCGGGTTGGTACGACGATGTGATGGATGCTGCGGTGCTGCGGTACTGGGACGGCAACGCCTGGACCCCGCACACCGCACCCAAGCCCGCCGATGCCGCGCCGGCTCCGCTCGGCGAGGTCTCGGAGGTCGCATTCGAGCCCGAGGCGATTGCGGCGCCGGCGATCGGCCACTCCAGGATCGACGCCTCCACGATCGACGCCTCCACGATCGACGCCTCCACGATCGGGTCGGCGACGATCACGTCGTCGGCGATCGAAGAGGCGACGATGGTGCGTCAGCTGCCGGCATCGCCGCTCGTCACCGCGCCCGATGGTCGCCACCCCGACGAGCACACGACAGTGCCGCTCCCGCCCGAGCACCAGGGCGGCGCGGCATCCGGGCCCTCCTTCTCATACGACGCCTACCGCAGCGCCGGCCGCACGTTCATCACGACGTGGCTCTTCGCGCTGCTGCTCGGGTACTGGGGCGCAGACCGGTTCTACCTCGGCAAGATCGGCACCGCGATCCTGAAGCTCGTCACCCTCGGCGGGCTCGGCGTCTGGGTGCTCGTCGACCTGCTGCTCGTGCTGTTCGGCGCGCAGCGCGACCGCGACGGCCGGCCGCTCGAGGGCTTCGACGAGCACAAGCGCATCGCGTGGATCGTCACCGGCGGGCTCGTCGGGCTCGGCATCGTGTCGGCCGTGATCTCGGGCGTCGTCGCCGCCATCGTGCGCTGA
- a CDS encoding TIGR03943 family putative permease subunit → MLKRLIARWQGVLLTLVGIVATVWLGATGQLGLYIHPRYFWFSIAMALIGAVFVVAAFAFTPLPEEPDEATDAAAAPGLHDHSHHDTAEPPRGNRAGTVRAALAALTIVVATGALLVLPPTTLTSATATQRSINSATSALDASSPTLVGGDTANFTVKDWALLLRQNPDVGYYADKDVDVVGFVTASPDDPENVFYLARFSVTCCAVDAQPIGVPVYLPGWQEQFEEDQWLAATGAIEQNPGSTGDEPLVLVTETLEVTEQPEQPYVF, encoded by the coding sequence TTGCTTAAGCGCCTGATCGCCCGGTGGCAGGGCGTCCTGCTCACGCTCGTCGGCATCGTCGCGACCGTGTGGCTCGGTGCCACCGGCCAGCTCGGGCTCTACATCCACCCCCGCTACTTCTGGTTCTCGATCGCGATGGCCCTCATCGGCGCCGTGTTCGTCGTCGCGGCGTTCGCGTTCACCCCGCTCCCCGAGGAGCCCGATGAGGCGACGGATGCCGCAGCCGCACCAGGACTCCACGACCACTCGCACCACGACACCGCCGAGCCTCCGCGAGGGAACCGCGCCGGCACGGTTCGCGCCGCGCTCGCGGCGTTGACCATCGTGGTCGCCACGGGCGCGCTGCTCGTGCTCCCGCCGACGACGCTCACGTCGGCCACGGCCACCCAGCGCAGCATCAACAGCGCGACCTCCGCACTCGACGCGAGCTCCCCGACCCTCGTCGGCGGCGACACCGCGAACTTCACCGTGAAGGACTGGGCGCTCCTGCTGCGACAGAACCCCGACGTCGGCTACTACGCCGACAAGGACGTCGACGTCGTCGGCTTCGTCACGGCGTCACCCGACGACCCCGAGAATGTGTTCTACCTCGCGCGGTTCAGCGTCACGTGCTGCGCGGTCGATGCGCAGCCGATCGGCGTGCCCGTGTATCTGCCCGGGTGGCAGGAGCAGTTCGAGGAAGACCAGTGGCTCGCGGCGACGGGTGCAATCGAGCAGAACCCCGGCTCGACGGGCGACGAGCCGCTCGTACTCGTGACCGAGACGCTCGAGGTCACCGAGCAGCCGGAACAGCCGTATGTCTTCTGA
- a CDS encoding permease, which translates to MSLTKPVPPHHATTGSRTARSRGAVGLGLGVALVLLFVAIRVLAPEEVGNLLSNSVQDFFTLSISVVIESLPFVILGILLSIGVQVWLPEGFLLRHLPRNAVARRIVISMLGVLLPVCECGNVPLARGLILRGLTVGESMTFLLAAPILNPVTIITTYQAFGWNDGILVSRILGGFVIANLIGWIYSRHSSPMSLLTPKFQATCAHAHDEVPATRTRRSVDMFTKETTAMLPALFVGSAIAGLIQVGVSRDLLVTLGQNPVLSVFALMALAFVVSICSNVDAFFILAFGSTFMPGAIVAFLVFGPMIDVKMLALMRTTFTARTLVQLTVIVGLASAALGLAVNALA; encoded by the coding sequence ATGAGCCTGACGAAGCCGGTGCCGCCGCACCACGCGACGACCGGCTCACGCACCGCTCGATCGCGCGGCGCCGTCGGCCTGGGGCTCGGCGTCGCGCTCGTGCTCCTCTTCGTCGCGATCCGCGTGCTCGCACCCGAAGAGGTGGGCAACCTCCTCTCGAACTCGGTTCAAGACTTCTTCACCCTCTCGATCAGCGTCGTCATCGAGAGCCTCCCGTTCGTGATCCTCGGCATCCTGCTCTCCATCGGCGTGCAGGTGTGGCTGCCCGAGGGGTTCCTGTTGCGGCACCTGCCGCGCAACGCGGTGGCGCGTCGCATCGTCATCTCCATGCTCGGCGTGCTGCTGCCGGTGTGCGAGTGCGGCAACGTGCCGCTCGCCCGCGGCCTGATCCTTCGCGGGCTCACCGTGGGGGAGTCGATGACGTTCCTGCTCGCGGCGCCCATCCTGAACCCCGTCACGATCATCACGACCTACCAGGCGTTCGGCTGGAACGACGGCATCCTCGTCTCGCGCATCCTCGGCGGCTTCGTGATCGCGAACCTCATCGGGTGGATCTACAGCCGTCACTCGAGCCCGATGAGCCTGCTCACGCCGAAGTTCCAGGCGACGTGCGCGCACGCCCACGACGAGGTGCCGGCGACCCGCACCCGACGCAGCGTCGACATGTTCACGAAGGAGACGACCGCGATGCTGCCCGCGCTCTTCGTGGGCTCGGCGATCGCCGGTCTCATCCAGGTGGGCGTCTCACGCGACCTGCTCGTGACGCTCGGCCAGAACCCCGTGCTCTCGGTCTTCGCGCTCATGGCGCTCGCGTTCGTGGTCTCGATCTGCTCGAACGTCGACGCGTTCTTCATCCTCGCCTTCGGCTCCACGTTCATGCCGGGCGCGATCGTGGCTTTCCTCGTCTTCGGGCCGATGATCGACGTGAAGATGCTCGCGCTCATGCGCACGACCTTCACGGCGAGAACGCTCGTGCAATTGACGGTGATCGTCGGGCTCGCGAGCGCAGCCCTCGGATTGGCGGTGAACGCTCTTGCTTAA